The following proteins are co-located in the Nocardia bhagyanarayanae genome:
- the ruvA gene encoding Holliday junction branch migration protein RuvA: MIASVRGEVLEIALDHAVIEAAGVGYRLNATPSTLAALTRGEETRLYTAMIVREDSMTLYGFADTEARDLFGLLQTVSGVGPRLAMAVLAVLEPEALRKALAESNVAALTRVPGIGKRGAERMVVELRDKVNLVPVQAGPPGSAPAPVVTPVREQVVEALTGLGFPAKQAEQAVDTVLADQPAADTSTALRAALSLLGKNR, translated from the coding sequence GTGATCGCGTCGGTACGCGGCGAGGTGCTGGAGATCGCGCTCGACCACGCGGTGATCGAGGCGGCGGGCGTCGGCTACCGGCTCAACGCGACCCCCTCGACACTGGCCGCGCTGACCCGCGGCGAGGAAACCCGCCTCTACACGGCGATGATCGTGCGCGAGGACTCGATGACGCTGTACGGCTTCGCCGACACCGAGGCCCGCGACCTGTTCGGTCTGCTGCAAACGGTCTCCGGCGTCGGCCCGCGCCTGGCCATGGCGGTGCTCGCGGTGCTCGAGCCGGAGGCGCTGCGCAAGGCGCTGGCCGAGAGCAATGTCGCCGCGCTGACCAGGGTGCCCGGCATCGGCAAGCGCGGAGCGGAGCGCATGGTGGTGGAACTGCGCGACAAGGTGAATCTCGTTCCGGTGCAGGCGGGACCGCCCGGCAGCGCGCCCGCGCCGGTGGTCACCCCGGTTCGCGAGCAGGTCGTGGAGGCGCTCACGGGGCTCGGCTTCCCCGCCAAGCAGGCCGAACAGGCGGTGGACACCGTGCTGGCCGACCAGCCCGCCGCCGACACCTCGACCGCGCTGCGCGCCGCGCTCTCGCTGCTCGGCAAGAACCGATAG
- the secD gene encoding protein translocase subunit SecD translates to MPPSQGSAHPLRLLGVYAALLAVIYALVFFTGDKSPTPKLGIDLQGGTRVTLTARTPDGSKPSQDSLQKAQEIIENRVNGLGVSGSEVAIEGDNIVITVPGDDGQQARALATTAKLYIRPVLQAVPKGATIPQTPPAQLPVPDAGQQVPTEAPAPEAPAQEPPAEEAPAPQQRVFPAQAPTEPVDPSLTPQEEAQREIAAAKATRQSTDPATQQAAMAALDCAKADPLAGNDDPNLPLVTCSQDGTEVFLLDKSRIDGQEIKNAVANLDQQQSRWVVDLEFKSTGSDAWADLTGEYLYKRVAFTLDSKVVSAPQVQAGPQLGGTTQISGSFTATSSKELANTLKYGSLPLSFQTSEAETVSATLGLSSLRAGLIAGAVGLAIVLLYCLVYYRMLGFLTGLSLIASGLAVYGIMVLLGRWIGFTLDLAGIAGLIIGIGMTADSFVVFFERIKDEMREGRSFRSAVPRGWQRARRTILSGNAVSFIAAAVLYWLAAGQVKGFAFTLGLTTILDVVVVFLVTAPLVLLASRSVFWSKPSVNGLGAIQEVARERRAAEAAVAEGVRTR, encoded by the coding sequence GTGCCACCTTCCCAGGGATCGGCGCATCCGCTCCGGTTGCTCGGTGTCTACGCCGCGCTGCTGGCCGTGATCTATGCGTTGGTGTTCTTCACCGGTGACAAGTCCCCGACCCCCAAGCTCGGCATCGATCTGCAGGGCGGCACCCGGGTCACGCTGACCGCCCGCACCCCGGACGGCAGCAAGCCGAGCCAGGACAGCCTGCAGAAGGCGCAGGAGATCATCGAGAACCGCGTCAACGGTCTCGGCGTCTCCGGCTCCGAGGTGGCCATCGAGGGCGACAACATCGTGATCACGGTGCCCGGCGACGACGGCCAGCAGGCCCGCGCGCTCGCCACCACCGCCAAGCTCTACATCCGTCCGGTGCTGCAGGCCGTGCCGAAGGGCGCGACGATTCCGCAGACGCCCCCCGCCCAGCTGCCAGTGCCGGACGCGGGACAGCAGGTCCCGACCGAGGCGCCGGCTCCCGAGGCGCCCGCGCAGGAGCCGCCCGCCGAGGAAGCGCCCGCGCCGCAGCAGCGCGTCTTCCCCGCGCAGGCGCCCACCGAGCCCGTCGATCCGAGCCTGACCCCGCAGGAAGAGGCGCAGCGCGAGATCGCGGCGGCCAAGGCGACCAGGCAGAGCACCGACCCGGCCACCCAGCAGGCCGCGATGGCCGCGCTGGACTGCGCCAAGGCCGACCCGCTCGCGGGCAACGACGACCCGAACCTGCCGCTGGTCACCTGCTCGCAGGACGGCACCGAGGTCTTCCTGCTGGACAAGAGCCGCATCGACGGTCAGGAGATCAAGAACGCGGTCGCCAACCTCGATCAGCAGCAGTCGCGCTGGGTGGTCGACCTGGAGTTCAAGTCGACCGGCAGCGACGCCTGGGCCGACCTGACCGGCGAGTACCTCTACAAGCGCGTCGCGTTCACCCTCGACTCCAAGGTGGTCAGCGCACCGCAGGTCCAGGCGGGTCCGCAGCTCGGCGGCACCACCCAGATCTCGGGCTCGTTCACCGCCACCAGCTCCAAGGAGCTGGCGAACACGCTGAAGTACGGCTCGCTGCCGCTGTCGTTCCAGACCTCCGAGGCCGAGACCGTCTCGGCGACCCTGGGTCTTTCCTCGCTGCGCGCCGGTCTGATCGCGGGCGCGGTCGGCCTGGCCATCGTGCTGCTGTACTGCCTCGTCTACTACCGCATGCTCGGCTTCCTGACGGGCCTGTCGCTGATCGCCTCCGGCCTGGCCGTGTACGGCATCATGGTGCTGCTCGGCCGCTGGATCGGGTTCACGCTCGACCTGGCGGGCATCGCGGGTCTGATCATCGGTATCGGTATGACCGCTGACTCGTTCGTGGTCTTCTTCGAACGCATCAAGGACGAGATGCGCGAGGGCCGCAGCTTCCGTTCGGCGGTGCCGCGCGGCTGGCAGCGGGCCCGCCGCACCATCCTGTCCGGTAACGCGGTGAGCTTCATCGCCGCCGCGGTGCTCTACTGGCTCGCGGCCGGACAGGTCAAGGGCTTCGCGTTCACCCTCGGCCTCACCACCATCCTCGACGTGGTGGTCGTGTTCCTGGTCACCGCGCCGCTGGTGCTGCTGGCCTCGCGGAGCGTGTTCTGGTCGAAACCGTCGGTCAACGGCCTCGGCGCGATCCAAGAGGTCGCGCGTGAGCGCCGTGCCGCAGAAGCCGCAGTCGCAGAAGGCGTGAGGACGCGATGA
- a CDS encoding TetR/AcrR family transcriptional regulator, whose protein sequence is MTKPSTRATRSAAGSALQRRKAELRQEIIDTAFVCFAEKGYHATGIADIANELGIGHGTFYRYFANKRDIIDHVIDDLSARIVDALGTQNAPDAAGSLDEYRAQLERIGTALSHILIEERRIPQLLLFHATGIDDELTARLYGLLDTADALTAGYLEHGVEMGYLRADLDTANTARAVTGMLLAAVIHGMRDPDEAAIQGLNQAIRRLLIDGVRKD, encoded by the coding sequence GTGACGAAGCCATCCACCCGAGCGACCCGGTCGGCGGCCGGAAGCGCGCTCCAGCGACGCAAGGCCGAATTGCGGCAGGAGATCATCGACACGGCGTTCGTCTGCTTCGCCGAGAAGGGCTACCACGCCACCGGCATCGCCGACATCGCCAACGAGCTAGGCATCGGCCACGGCACCTTCTACCGGTATTTCGCCAACAAGCGCGACATCATCGACCACGTCATCGACGATCTGTCCGCGCGCATCGTCGACGCGCTCGGCACCCAGAACGCACCGGACGCGGCGGGCTCGCTCGACGAGTACCGCGCCCAGCTCGAGCGCATCGGCACGGCGCTGTCGCACATCCTCATCGAGGAGCGACGCATCCCGCAGCTGCTGCTCTTCCACGCCACCGGCATCGACGACGAACTCACCGCGCGGCTCTACGGCCTGCTCGACACGGCCGACGCGCTCACCGCGGGATACCTGGAGCACGGCGTCGAAATGGGTTATCTGCGCGCCGATCTGGACACCGCCAACACCGCGCGCGCCGTGACCGGCATGCTGCTGGCCGCCGTCATCCACGGCATGCGCGACCCGGACGAGGCCGCGATCCAGGGGCTGAACCAGGCGATCCGCCGCCTGCTCATCGACGGCGTGCGGAAGGACTGA
- a CDS encoding flavin-containing monooxygenase, which yields MAPQYDAVVVGAGFGGMGASIELDRLGLSNYVILERENDLGGTWHVNHYPGLAVDIASVTYSYSFEPNPYWSRLFAPGKELKKYAEHVADKYGLRRRMRFGTVVDGARWDEENQHWVVSIAGGETVTGRYLLTATGFLSQPYTPPFPGIESFAGKIIHTTAWEDDFDLTGRRAAIIGTGATAVQLVPEVAEKAAALTVFQRTPIWVVPKVDAPIPPSVQKLFANVPATQKAARMVNTSMLEALMVVGVLHFKQAKVLNKGAGLLAKAHLRAQVRDKRTRQQLTPHYDFGCKRPTFSNHYFKTFNAPHVRLETNSIDHVEADGIVTADGHKTEIDTLILATGFNLWDVNFPAVEIIGRDGVNLGKFWRDNRFQAYEGITVPKFPNFLSLNSPYSYSGLSYFTTIEAQMKHMGRLFGELFRRGETTFEVTEAANARFLDAVTDKLGASVFYGGDCASARSYYFNQHGEAALLRPNSTVSTHRKAVSFPLDDYVYGVSA from the coding sequence GTGGCGCCTCAGTACGACGCGGTCGTGGTTGGTGCGGGTTTCGGTGGCATGGGCGCGAGCATCGAGCTCGACCGGCTCGGACTGAGCAATTACGTGATCCTGGAGCGCGAGAACGATCTCGGCGGCACCTGGCACGTCAACCACTACCCGGGCCTCGCGGTCGACATCGCCTCGGTGACCTACTCCTACTCGTTCGAGCCCAATCCCTACTGGTCGCGGCTGTTCGCGCCGGGCAAGGAGCTCAAGAAGTACGCCGAGCACGTCGCCGACAAGTACGGCCTGCGCCGCAGGATGCGCTTCGGCACGGTGGTGGACGGCGCCCGCTGGGACGAGGAGAACCAGCACTGGGTCGTCTCGATCGCGGGCGGTGAGACCGTCACGGGCCGCTACCTGCTCACGGCCACGGGCTTCCTCTCGCAGCCCTACACGCCGCCGTTCCCCGGTATCGAGTCGTTCGCGGGCAAGATCATCCACACCACCGCGTGGGAGGACGATTTCGATCTGACCGGCCGCCGCGCCGCGATCATCGGCACCGGCGCCACCGCCGTGCAGCTGGTGCCCGAGGTGGCCGAGAAGGCCGCCGCGCTCACCGTCTTCCAGCGCACCCCGATCTGGGTGGTGCCGAAGGTCGACGCGCCGATCCCGCCGTCGGTGCAGAAGCTGTTCGCCAACGTGCCCGCCACTCAGAAGGCGGCGCGCATGGTCAACACCTCGATGCTCGAGGCGCTGATGGTGGTCGGCGTGCTGCATTTCAAGCAGGCCAAAGTGCTGAACAAGGGCGCGGGCCTGCTGGCAAAGGCGCATTTGCGCGCGCAGGTGCGCGACAAGCGGACCCGGCAGCAGCTCACCCCGCACTACGACTTCGGCTGCAAGCGCCCCACCTTCTCCAACCATTACTTCAAGACCTTCAACGCGCCGCACGTCCGGTTGGAGACGAACTCGATCGACCACGTCGAGGCCGACGGCATCGTCACCGCCGACGGGCACAAGACCGAGATCGACACGCTGATCCTGGCCACCGGCTTCAACCTGTGGGACGTGAACTTCCCGGCCGTGGAGATCATCGGCCGCGACGGGGTGAACCTCGGAAAGTTCTGGCGCGACAACCGATTCCAGGCCTACGAGGGCATCACCGTGCCGAAGTTCCCGAACTTCCTGAGCCTCAACAGCCCGTACTCCTACAGCGGTCTGTCCTACTTCACCACCATCGAGGCGCAGATGAAGCACATGGGCAGGCTCTTCGGCGAACTGTTCCGGCGTGGCGAGACCACCTTCGAGGTGACCGAGGCGGCCAACGCCCGTTTCTTGGACGCGGTCACCGACAAGCTCGGCGCCTCGGTGTTCTACGGCGGCGACTGCGCGAGCGCGCGCAGCTACTACTTCAACCAGCACGGCGAGGCGGCGCTGCTGCGCCCGAACAGCACGGTCAGCACGCACCGCAAGGCGGTGAGCTTCCCGCTCGACGACTACGTCTACGGCGTGTCGGCCTGA
- the ruvC gene encoding crossover junction endodeoxyribonuclease RuvC: MRVMGVDPGLTRCGLSIVEGGLGRKVTALDVDVVRTPADMELAQRLMRVADAAEHWMDTHRPEAVAIERVFAQHNVRTAMGTAQAGGVIALAAARRGIPVAFHTPSEVKAAVTGNGTADKAQVTAMVTRILGLQVAPKPADAADALALAICHCWRAPLLERMAAAEAKAAEARRRYTERLAEQRKAVRG; the protein is encoded by the coding sequence GTGCGGGTGATGGGCGTCGACCCCGGGCTCACCCGGTGCGGCCTCAGCATCGTGGAGGGTGGGCTCGGTCGCAAGGTCACCGCGCTCGATGTCGATGTGGTGCGCACCCCCGCGGACATGGAACTGGCGCAGCGGTTGATGCGTGTCGCCGACGCCGCCGAGCATTGGATGGACACGCACCGGCCGGAGGCGGTCGCGATCGAGCGGGTGTTCGCCCAGCACAATGTGCGCACCGCGATGGGCACCGCCCAGGCGGGCGGGGTCATCGCGCTGGCCGCGGCGCGGCGCGGGATTCCGGTGGCCTTTCACACGCCGAGCGAGGTGAAGGCCGCGGTCACCGGCAACGGCACGGCGGACAAGGCGCAGGTGACCGCGATGGTCACCCGCATCCTCGGCCTCCAGGTCGCGCCCAAACCGGCGGACGCGGCGGATGCGCTGGCACTGGCGATCTGTCATTGTTGGCGGGCGCCGCTGCTGGAGCGGATGGCCGCGGCCGAGGCCAAGGCGGCCGAGGCGCGGCGGCGCTACACCGAACGACTGGCGGAACAACGGAAGGCGGTGCGCGGGTGA
- the yajC gene encoding preprotein translocase subunit YajC has product MELLFPLLLVALLVPMFLGIRRQKREAEAVATMQESLKIGDAVTTTSGLWGTVVDLDDDTVDLEIAEDVVTTWLRQAIREVRTVDETTADESGTDETPAATAEETPEQTETRLTKD; this is encoded by the coding sequence ATGGAACTTCTGTTTCCGCTGCTACTGGTAGCCCTGCTCGTGCCGATGTTCCTCGGTATCCGCCGCCAGAAGCGGGAGGCCGAGGCGGTAGCGACCATGCAGGAAAGCCTGAAGATCGGCGACGCGGTGACTACTACGTCGGGTCTGTGGGGCACTGTTGTCGACCTCGACGACGACACGGTCGACCTGGAGATCGCCGAGGACGTCGTGACCACTTGGTTGCGCCAGGCGATCCGCGAGGTCCGCACCGTCGACGAGACGACCGCCGACGAGTCCGGTACCGACGAGACCCCGGCGGCTACCGCCGAGGAAACGCCGGAGCAGACCGAGACCCGGCTGACCAAGGACTGA
- the ruvB gene encoding Holliday junction branch migration DNA helicase RuvB, whose translation MDHDETDAVESPVSASYLKSDGEIEASLRPKSLDDFIGQPRVREQLALVLRGAKQRGGTPDHVLLSGPPGLGKTSMAMIIAAELGTALRITSGPALERAGDLAAMLSNLVEGDVLFIDEIHRIARPAEEMLYLAMEDFRVDVVVGKGPGATSIPLDIAPFTLVGATTRSGALTGPLRDRFGFTGHMDFYEPDELLRILQRSAHILGVAIETDAAAEIAGRSRGTPRIANRLLRRVRDYAEVRADGLITRPIAEAALEVYDVDSLGLDRLDRAVLGALVRSFNGGPVGVSTLAVAVGEEAATVEEVCEPFLVRAGMVARTPRGRVATAAAWEHLGLVPPPDLVFGSIEVRGREPHPTLDLFD comes from the coding sequence ATGGATCACGACGAAACCGATGCGGTCGAATCCCCGGTCAGCGCAAGCTATCTGAAATCCGACGGGGAGATCGAGGCGAGCCTGCGCCCGAAGTCGCTCGACGATTTCATCGGCCAGCCCCGGGTCCGCGAACAACTCGCCCTGGTGCTGCGCGGCGCCAAACAGCGCGGCGGCACCCCCGACCACGTGCTCCTGTCCGGTCCGCCCGGTCTCGGCAAGACCAGCATGGCGATGATCATCGCCGCCGAACTCGGCACCGCGCTGCGCATAACTTCCGGCCCGGCGCTGGAGCGAGCCGGTGACCTGGCCGCCATGCTGAGCAATCTGGTCGAGGGCGACGTGCTGTTCATCGACGAGATCCACCGCATCGCGCGCCCCGCCGAGGAAATGCTCTACCTGGCCATGGAGGACTTCCGCGTCGACGTGGTGGTCGGCAAGGGGCCGGGCGCGACCTCGATCCCGCTCGACATCGCCCCCTTCACGCTGGTCGGCGCCACCACCCGGTCCGGAGCGCTGACCGGCCCGCTGCGCGATCGCTTCGGCTTCACCGGCCACATGGACTTCTACGAACCCGACGAGCTGCTGCGCATCCTGCAGCGCTCGGCGCACATCCTCGGCGTCGCCATCGAGACCGACGCGGCCGCGGAGATCGCGGGCCGGTCCCGCGGCACGCCGCGCATCGCGAACCGGCTGCTGCGCCGGGTCCGCGACTACGCCGAAGTGCGCGCGGACGGCCTGATCACCCGGCCCATCGCCGAGGCCGCGCTCGAGGTCTACGACGTGGACTCGCTCGGGCTGGACCGGCTCGACCGCGCGGTCCTCGGCGCCCTCGTCCGAAGCTTCAACGGCGGACCGGTGGGCGTCTCGACCCTCGCCGTCGCGGTGGGGGAGGAGGCGGCCACGGTCGAGGAGGTATGCGAGCCGTTCCTGGTGCGCGCCGGGATGGTGGCGCGGACCCCGCGCGGTCGTGTCGCCACAGCCGCGGCCTGGGAACACCTCGGCTTGGTGCCGCCGCCCGACCTGGTGTTCGGCTCGATCGAGGTGCGCGGCCGCGAACCGCACCCCACGCTGGACCTGTTCGACTGA
- a CDS encoding GtrA family protein: protein MTVVHSVLDRIPEPYRSKAIEHRELLKFATVGAITWFIDTGVVYAAKLTVLGEKPLTARLLGVLIATIASYILNREWSFRTRGGRQRHHEAALFFAVSALGIGVTMIPQAISLYVLDLRVPHVGPVTQAVANFVTGQILGVLLAMAFRFWALRRFVFPDDLHEAELHSIQG, encoded by the coding sequence ATGACGGTGGTCCATTCCGTGCTCGACCGCATCCCCGAGCCGTATCGCAGCAAGGCGATCGAGCACCGCGAACTGCTGAAGTTCGCCACGGTCGGAGCCATCACCTGGTTCATCGACACCGGCGTCGTCTACGCCGCCAAGCTGACGGTGCTCGGCGAGAAGCCGCTGACCGCGCGCCTGCTCGGCGTGCTCATCGCCACCATCGCGTCCTACATCCTGAACCGCGAGTGGTCCTTCCGCACCAGGGGCGGCCGTCAGCGCCACCACGAGGCCGCGCTGTTCTTCGCGGTGAGCGCGCTCGGCATCGGCGTCACGATGATCCCGCAGGCGATCTCGCTGTACGTGCTCGACCTGCGGGTGCCGCACGTCGGGCCGGTGACCCAGGCGGTGGCCAACTTCGTCACCGGCCAGATCCTCGGCGTGCTGCTCGCCATGGCCTTCCGGTTCTGGGCGCTGCGCCGCTTCGTGTTCCCGGACGACCTCCACGAGGCCGAATTGCACAGCATCCAGGGCTGA
- a CDS encoding DivIVA domain-containing protein — MMTPEDVSRIHFATQAFGHRGYHADEVDAFMELVAATLDGYGALTADDIRHVAFGAPRFGARGYQADQVDEFLDRVRAELEHRQNGTRPLPAGGNGPGPAPLLTPDDVHRMRFTQSSVGRRGYHEEEVDAFLDLVAASLAHGGPGSLTVGDVRAVRFTEARLGTRGYQRDEVDAFLDLVVTALEHAHH; from the coding sequence ATGATGACCCCCGAGGACGTGAGCCGCATCCATTTCGCCACGCAGGCATTCGGCCATCGCGGCTATCACGCCGACGAGGTCGACGCCTTCATGGAACTGGTCGCCGCCACCCTCGACGGTTACGGCGCGCTCACCGCCGACGACATCCGCCACGTCGCGTTCGGCGCGCCCCGCTTCGGTGCCCGCGGCTATCAGGCCGATCAGGTGGACGAGTTCCTGGACCGGGTACGCGCGGAACTCGAACACCGCCAGAACGGCACGCGTCCGCTGCCAGCGGGCGGCAACGGCCCCGGCCCCGCTCCCCTGCTCACCCCGGACGACGTGCACCGGATGCGGTTCACCCAGTCCTCCGTCGGCCGCCGCGGCTACCACGAGGAGGAGGTGGACGCCTTCCTCGATCTGGTGGCCGCCAGCCTCGCGCACGGCGGGCCCGGCAGTCTCACGGTCGGCGACGTGCGCGCGGTCCGTTTCACCGAGGCGCGGCTCGGCACTCGCGGATACCAGCGCGACGAGGTCGACGCCTTCCTGGATCTGGTGGTCACCGCGCTCGAGCACGCGCACCACTGA